GCCCAACCTCGGTGAACGCCGGAGGACGTCATGAGCACCACGGCCCGCCCCGCCGAGTCGACCGCCGCGGCACCCGACGAGCCACCGGCCCGGCGGCGACGCCCACGGGTCGGGGTCCTCCTCGGCGCGGTGGCGTTGCTCGTCGTGGCGGTGGCGGTCGTCGCGGTCACCTCCGCCTCCGACGGCCGGGCCGACCGGTCCGCCGCCGTCGACCGGCCGCCGGCGACCGCCACCGTGACCCGGCAGACCCTGGTCGACCGGGAGACCAAGAACGGCGAGCTGGGGTACGGCACCCCGCGTGCCCGGGAGAGCCGGCTGGCCGGGACGGTCACCTGGCTCGCCGCGGGTGGCGCGACGGTCAAGCGGGGCAAGGCGCTCTACCGGATCGACGACGAGCCGGTGGTGCTGCTCTACGGCGGCCTGCCCGCGTACCGGATGCTGCGCTCCGGGGTCAGCGGCACCGACGTCAAGCAGTTCGAGCAGAACCTCGCCGCGCTCGGGCACACCGGCTTCGACGTCGACGAGGACTTCACCTCGGCGACCGCCGACGCGGTCCGCGACTGGCAGGAGGACCTGGGCCTGCCGGAGACCGGCCAGGTCGAGCCGGCCCGGATCGTCTACGCCCCCGGCGAGGTCCGGGTGGAGAGCCACGGCGTGGAGGTGGGCGACACGGTCGGCGCGGGCAAGGTGGTGCTGTCCACCACCGGGACGGCCCGGCTGGTCACCTGCACCCTGGACGTCGAGGACCAGCGGCTGGCCCGCAAGGGCGCGGAGGTGACCATCACCCTGCCGGACGGCACCCGCAGCACGGGCCGGGTCGACACGGTCGAGACCGTGGTGCAGACGTCGGCGGCGTCCGGTAAGGACCCGGAGACCGAAACCAAGATCGAGGTCACCGTCACCGGGGACGACCCCAAGGTGCTGGCCGGCTACGACAAGGCGGCGGTGGATCTCGGGCTGATCGCCTCGGAACGCCCCGACGTGCTCTCCGTACCGGTCG
Above is a window of Micromonospora rifamycinica DNA encoding:
- a CDS encoding peptidoglycan-binding protein translates to MSTTARPAESTAAAPDEPPARRRRPRVGVLLGAVALLVVAVAVVAVTSASDGRADRSAAVDRPPATATVTRQTLVDRETKNGELGYGTPRARESRLAGTVTWLAAGGATVKRGKALYRIDDEPVVLLYGGLPAYRMLRSGVSGTDVKQFEQNLAALGHTGFDVDEDFTSATADAVRDWQEDLGLPETGQVEPARIVYAPGEVRVESHGVEVGDTVGAGKVVLSTTGTARLVTCTLDVEDQRLARKGAEVTITLPDGTRSTGRVDTVETVVQTSAASGKDPETETKIEVTVTGDDPKVLAGYDKAAVDLGLIASERPDVLSVPVAALLTLAEGGYGLQVVEETGTRIVAVRTGLFAAGRVEVSGEGVTAGLTVGMPGD